Part of the Flagellimonas eckloniae genome, TTGGTACGCAATGAACCAATGGCTGGAAGGCTTTACGTATAGAACAACACTCAGCTGGTGGATTTTTGCACTTGCCGGGGCCTCTGCATTGATCATTGCCCTATTCACAGTAAGTTGGCAAAGTTTTAAAGCGGCAATAGCCAACCCCGTGGAAAGTTTACGAACGGAATAAAACAAAAATTATGTTTAGAAACTATCTAAAAATCGCTTGGCGGAATCTAGCTCGAAACAAGAGTTTTTCACTACTTAATATTTTAGGCCTTTCCATTGGTTTGGCAGTGACCGCCCTTATTCTACTGTGGATCAATTTTGAACTTGGGTTTAATCAGTTTCACGAAAAGAAAGACCGTATTTATGAAGTATACAATAAGTACGAGATAGATGGTGAAATTTGGACATGGAATTCCACCCCAAAAATAATGGCGGCAACAATAAAAAAGGATTATCCAGAGGTCGAAGCTGTTTCTAGATTTTTTTATGACAATACATTTCTCTTTTCCAAAAATGAAAAACGAATAAAATCTACGGGTACCATGGTGGATCCCGATTTTTTGAAGATGTTCAGTTTTCCTCTTGTGGAGGGAGACATTGAAACTGTTCTTGAAGATGTAAATTCTGTGGTCATCACCGAAGACTTTGCAAAAAAAATGTTTGGTAATGAGCCTGCCGTGGGAAAAATAGTTAAGGTAGACAATACAGATAGTTTTAAGGTTACGGGCATTTTAAAAAATCTACCCCAAAATAGCGAATTCAATTTTGAATTTTTGATGCCTTGGAAGTATGTTAAGCAAAAGGGTTGGGATGATGAAAATTGGAGCAACAATTCCGTTGCCACCTATGTATTGTTAAAAGAAGGCGTTAATTATACTGTATTTTCCAACAAAATCAAACCGTTACGAAAGTCTTATGATAAGGGCGCGCCAGATATGATAACCTTTCTTTATCCATACAATAGGTCACACCTGTATTCAGAATTTGATAACGGAGAGGAGATAGGTGGTCTTATTGATTTAATTCGATTGTTTGGTATCATAGCAATTATAGTGTTAGTAATAGCATGTATCAACTTTATGAACTTGAGTACCGCCCGAAGCGAAAAAAGAGCTAAAGAGGTAGGTGTAAGAAAAGCGGTAGGCGCACAAAAAGGGGCTCTTATAAGTCAGTTTTTAGGGGAATCCATTTTAATTTCTTTTTTGTCCGCCTTGTTGGCATTGGCAATCGTTTTAATAGTACTTCCCTCTTTTTCCGAACAAGTAGTAGGCAGAGAGCTTACTATAGAATGGGCCAATCCATGGTTTTGGATTGCAGCAATAAGCATAATACTTATTACAGGGATTTTAGCGGGAAGTTATCCAGCCCTGTACCTATCCGCATTCAGACCGTCATCAGTTTTAAAGGGAACTTTCAATAAGAAAAATACATTAATAACTCCAAGAAAAGTCTTGGTCATAGCACAATTTTCAATTGCAATTATATTGATTATAAGCACTTTAGTGGTTAAAAAACAAATCGGCATCGTTCAAGACCGTCAGTTGGGCTACAATAAAAACAACTTAGTCTATATTCAAATGGAAGGTGATATTGAAAAAAACTATGACCTTATTAAATCAGAGTTACTGGATTTAGGTGTTGCTTCCTCCATTTCAAAAACAAATTCTCCCATTACTGAAAGTTGGAGCAATTCGTGGAACGTTGGCTGGAAAGGAAAGGATGAAGAGAACAAAACATTGGTGCATCGATTGGTAGCAGATGAGGCCGTGGTCAAGACCATGGGGTTGCAACTTGTTGAGGGCCGAGATTTTGATTTGAAAAAATATGCCACAGATTCAACCGCAGCAATACTCAACGAATCTGCAGTGTCGCTTATGGAACTAAAAAATCCGATAGGACAAACAATTAGAGACAATGGCACTGACTGGCATATTGTGGGTGTAGTAAAGGATTTTGTATTTAATTCCCCCTTTCAAAAGATAGAACCAATGGTCATTGAAGGGGCTAGGGCTTGGTTCAATGTTATACATATTAAATTTAACCTTGAAAGGAATATGTCTGATAATCTGGCTTTTACCAAAACCATTTTTAATAAGTACAACCCTGAATATCCGTTTAATTATGAATTTGTTGACGCCGATTATGCAGAAAAATTTGTTACTGAAGAACGGACCGAAAAACTAGCCAGTCTATTCAGTTTATTGACCATTTTGATTTCTTGTCTTGGATTATTTGGATTGGCCAGCTATATGGCCGAAAATAGAATAAAGGAAATAGGTGTTCGGAAAGTATTAGGGGCCTCAGTAAGTGGGATTACTACATTACTTTCCAAGGATTTTTTAAAGCTGGTTCTAATTTCAATTGTGATAGCAATTCCTATTTCATGGTATGCAATGAACCAATGGCTTGAAGAATTTGATTTTAGGATTGCCATTTCTTGGCAGATTTTTGCCCTCGCAGGCCTTCTTGCAATGGCAATTGCATTTCTAACTGTGAGTTATCAAGCAATCAAGGCGGCAAAATCTAACCCAGTAAAAAGTTTGCGAACAGAATAAATTAAATATTATGCTTTTACAATTAAACAATATTTTTAAATGGGTCAACTCAGGTGGCCAACGAATTTTTCTTTTAAAGGATATCAATCTTAATGTTGAAGAGGGAGAGTTTATCTCCATAATGGGGCCTTCCGGCTCTGGAAAATCGACCTTGCTCAATGTTATTGGAATGCTAGATGGATTTGAAGAGGGGGAATACCATTTTTTGGATGAATCCGTACATTCCCTAAAGGAAAAACATCGAGCCAATTTGTATAAAGAATATATTGGGTTTGTATTTCAATCCTATCATCTTTTAGACGATTTAACGGTTAAAGAAAACCTGGAAATGCCACTTCTCTACAAAAAATTTAAAGGTTCTGAACGTAAAGCCATGGTTGCCGATATGTTAGATCGATTTAATATTGTTGGAAAAAAGGATTTGTTTCCTGCCCAATTGAGCGGTGGCCAACAACAATTGGTTGGGATAGCACGAGCATTAATCTCTAACCCAAAGTTGATTTTAGCCGATGAGCCCACCGGAAATTTAAATTCCAAACAAGGAGAGGAAATTATGGAACTATTCAAGCAATTAAATGAAGAAGGAGTTACTATTATTCAGGTGACACATTCGGAAAAAAATGCAGAATATGGCTCCCGAATTATCAATCTTTTGGATGGACGGATGATTTAAAAATGATGCACCTATCTGCCTTGTGTATGATTTATGCCTTTTTGGTTATGCACAATAGAAAAACTATGAACTCAAAAAACTATATCAATATCATAGCATTGACTTTTTTAATATGGTCTTGCAACAACAATACGGAACAATCAAACCAAGCGAAATCAGACCCCAGGATTTCACATGTTGATAGTGTTCTCACCCAATTGAACAATGAAAGAGGGTTTAATGGAAATATGCTGATTGCCGAACAAGGTAATATTTCCTATTCTAAGTCTTTTGGATTTGCAGATTATCAAAAACGTGTAAAACTCACCGAAAATACCATTTTCAACATTGCTTCGATTTCAAAAACGTTTACAGCTGTTGGCATAATGATTCTTGTGGAGCAAGGAAAACTTGCTCTTGACAATAACGTAATTGACGTATTGGATAATTTTCCATACCCAGAAGTTACTGTTCAGCAGCTATTGTCCCATACATCAGGTATTATCGTTGAGCAAAGGCCACCTTTCTTATATGAAATCAAAGACAAAGGCTATGACAATCAAAAGGTGTATGAGCTCTTCTCAGAGATTAAGCCAGAATTGGTTTTCCCTTCAGGCACTAATTATATGTACAGCAATTCCAATTACATTTTTTTGGCTCTTATTATTGAAAAGCTATCAGATGAGTCTTATGCTTCCTTTTTAAAGGATAACATATTTAAGCCCGCACAAATGAATCGTTCATTTTTACATTACAATGATATTCCTGAAGACCTATTGGAATCCGTGGCAAAACCACATCAAAGTTCCTTCCTATCCAAGGACCCTTTTCCTGTAAGTCACGAAGATTCCACTTTTATAAATATGTATGGTGAAGGTTGGATTTATTCTACCACAAAAGATTTGTTTCAATATCACAAAGCACTTCAAGATGGGAAAATTTTGTCCAAAAAAACATTGGAAGAAATGTACACGCCAATTTCATTAAAAAACGATAAAACATATGAAATTAATGGAAAAACGAATTATCCATCCCTTAGTGGGTTGGCTTGGAGAGTTGCCAAAGACAGTATTTCGGGTAAGATTGTTTATCATTCGGGCGGTGTCCTCGGTGGAAGAACCATGCTTTTTAGGAACGTCAGTAAGGATATGTTCTACGTTTGCCTTACCAATAACGATGAATCAGCAAGAAATACATTTTCATTTCCTTTCAAAAAATTACATAACGAGGATTATAAACTGGATAAATTATATCTATCCAAAGAGTTTGGGAAAATCTACTTGGAAAAAGGGGTTGATGTTGCCATAGATTTTTTTGAAGAACACAAATCAGATAAAAACTAT contains:
- a CDS encoding ABC transporter ATP-binding protein gives rise to the protein MLLQLNNIFKWVNSGGQRIFLLKDINLNVEEGEFISIMGPSGSGKSTLLNVIGMLDGFEEGEYHFLDESVHSLKEKHRANLYKEYIGFVFQSYHLLDDLTVKENLEMPLLYKKFKGSERKAMVADMLDRFNIVGKKDLFPAQLSGGQQQLVGIARALISNPKLILADEPTGNLNSKQGEEIMELFKQLNEEGVTIIQVTHSEKNAEYGSRIINLLDGRMI
- a CDS encoding ABC transporter permease, which produces MFRNYLKIAWRNLARNKSFSLLNILGLSIGLAVTALILLWINFELGFNQFHEKKDRIYEVYNKYEIDGEIWTWNSTPKIMAATIKKDYPEVEAVSRFFYDNTFLFSKNEKRIKSTGTMVDPDFLKMFSFPLVEGDIETVLEDVNSVVITEDFAKKMFGNEPAVGKIVKVDNTDSFKVTGILKNLPQNSEFNFEFLMPWKYVKQKGWDDENWSNNSVATYVLLKEGVNYTVFSNKIKPLRKSYDKGAPDMITFLYPYNRSHLYSEFDNGEEIGGLIDLIRLFGIIAIIVLVIACINFMNLSTARSEKRAKEVGVRKAVGAQKGALISQFLGESILISFLSALLALAIVLIVLPSFSEQVVGRELTIEWANPWFWIAAISIILITGILAGSYPALYLSAFRPSSVLKGTFNKKNTLITPRKVLVIAQFSIAIILIISTLVVKKQIGIVQDRQLGYNKNNLVYIQMEGDIEKNYDLIKSELLDLGVASSISKTNSPITESWSNSWNVGWKGKDEENKTLVHRLVADEAVVKTMGLQLVEGRDFDLKKYATDSTAAILNESAVSLMELKNPIGQTIRDNGTDWHIVGVVKDFVFNSPFQKIEPMVIEGARAWFNVIHIKFNLERNMSDNLAFTKTIFNKYNPEYPFNYEFVDADYAEKFVTEERTEKLASLFSLLTILISCLGLFGLASYMAENRIKEIGVRKVLGASVSGITTLLSKDFLKLVLISIVIAIPISWYAMNQWLEEFDFRIAISWQIFALAGLLAMAIAFLTVSYQAIKAAKSNPVKSLRTE
- a CDS encoding serine hydrolase domain-containing protein; the encoded protein is MNSKNYINIIALTFLIWSCNNNTEQSNQAKSDPRISHVDSVLTQLNNERGFNGNMLIAEQGNISYSKSFGFADYQKRVKLTENTIFNIASISKTFTAVGIMILVEQGKLALDNNVIDVLDNFPYPEVTVQQLLSHTSGIIVEQRPPFLYEIKDKGYDNQKVYELFSEIKPELVFPSGTNYMYSNSNYIFLALIIEKLSDESYASFLKDNIFKPAQMNRSFLHYNDIPEDLLESVAKPHQSSFLSKDPFPVSHEDSTFINMYGEGWIYSTTKDLFQYHKALQDGKILSKKTLEEMYTPISLKNDKTYEINGKTNYPSLSGLAWRVAKDSISGKIVYHSGGVLGGRTMLFRNVSKDMFYVCLTNNDESARNTFSFPFKKLHNEDYKLDKLYLSKEFGKIYLEKGVDVAIDFFEEHKSDKNYVPFSGWDYEDIGIELIAKKDLKSAIKLYELYNSEYPKVSFGHKNLGKVYNLMEDKNQSIKHYKLALEYSDDEDEKKEIKSALGSS